The Candidatus Nitrosocosmicus franklandus genome contains a region encoding:
- a CDS encoding YoaK family protein has product MSNFKEQSSVISDRSRDILFVVLTSISGTLDALGFFGLGGIFISALSGNTVVLAASLIQGESTTAILGISVFGGYLCGASLAAFLFKRKANNDKGWDIEVTYILGIELIVLLLLFTQSYFHRFDSYLNLDSILMVITASFAMGIQFICARHVNRIGVITTMITGTLSNAIYRLINKEEHSQSIPSKDANKSSSSKESNKSQTDGHKRTTFYLFIVWIGYFIGAAIMTLILVNSTLFFATSLPFALMLFIFFYAVLRQKKNFQKLGN; this is encoded by the coding sequence ATGAGCAATTTTAAGGAACAGTCTTCTGTTATCTCGGATCGCAGTAGAGATATATTATTTGTAGTTTTAACATCTATATCAGGAACATTAGATGCCCTAGGTTTTTTTGGACTAGGTGGCATTTTCATATCTGCTTTATCTGGTAACACTGTAGTATTAGCCGCATCACTGATACAAGGGGAATCTACAACAGCAATATTAGGAATTTCTGTTTTTGGCGGCTACCTGTGTGGAGCATCTTTAGCCGCATTTCTTTTCAAAAGAAAAGCAAATAACGACAAGGGGTGGGATATTGAGGTAACATATATACTTGGCATAGAGTTAATTGTGCTGCTACTCCTGTTTACTCAATCTTATTTTCATAGATTTGATTCCTACTTGAATCTCGATTCAATATTAATGGTTATTACAGCGTCGTTTGCAATGGGAATTCAATTTATTTGTGCACGCCATGTCAATAGGATTGGAGTTATCACGACTATGATTACTGGCACTCTATCCAATGCAATATATCGGTTGATAAACAAAGAAGAACATTCTCAATCTATCCCGTCAAAAGATGCTAACAAGTCGTCTAGTTCTAAGGAATCTAATAAATCGCAAACGGATGGGCACAAAAGAACAACTTTTTATCTTTTTATAGTGTGGATTGGATATTTTATTGGGGCCGCCATTATGACCCTAATCCTTGTTAACTCGACGCTTTTTTTCGCCACATCTTTGCCATTTGCATTAATGCTCTTTATCTTTTTTTATGCAGTCCTAAGACAAAAAAAGAATTTCCAAAAACTCGGAAATTAA
- a CDS encoding alpha/beta hydrolase family protein has product MMKFIFDDPTFSLQLLRTIGQTYYKCTDIGKCVSTAYRIKEGDFESWHKEWLKTATRIHQYAEDCESKYHLVSAKEAYLRASNYYRVSGFLLIEPHDPRILTTLDLSKYCFKKAVSLFTNTVKSIQIPYEGTTLPGYFYHAGRKNETSQNNKQIGEKQQQRQQLEVDKKIADNNIGEDTSTYPTLIVVGGFDSRLEELYASAAAAATERGYNCLTFEGPGQGEVIHKKNIPFRHDWEKVVTPIVDFVILNKNEFNVDPKRIALMGISMGGYLAARAAAFESRLSACILYNGVYDSYDAIQTGFPQELIDAVNAGNSEFVNTALTNVMETDPNIRFNIKHGMRTTGAISPYELIKRAKDFSVKGILKNIETPTLVLDAEKEDSFPGQPKKVYDGLISLPPESKKYILFTTEEGAEEHCQTGALAITHQRVFDWLDEALKNNNS; this is encoded by the coding sequence ATGATGAAGTTTATTTTCGATGACCCGACGTTCTCTTTACAGTTACTTAGAACAATAGGTCAAACATATTACAAATGCACAGATATTGGAAAATGTGTATCTACGGCTTATCGCATTAAGGAAGGGGATTTTGAAAGCTGGCATAAAGAATGGTTAAAAACCGCAACAAGGATTCATCAATATGCAGAAGATTGTGAATCCAAGTATCACTTAGTGAGTGCCAAAGAGGCATATTTGAGAGCCTCAAATTACTATCGTGTTTCAGGGTTTTTGTTGATTGAACCACATGATCCACGGATTCTAACTACACTGGATCTTAGCAAGTATTGTTTCAAAAAAGCCGTATCTTTATTTACCAACACTGTAAAATCAATACAGATACCGTATGAAGGAACAACATTACCGGGTTATTTTTACCACGCAGGTAGAAAAAATGAAACAAGCCAAAACAATAAACAAATCGGCGAAAAGCAACAACAGCGACAACAACTAGAAGTAGACAAAAAAATCGCAGATAACAACATTGGTGAAGATACCAGTACATATCCTACATTGATAGTGGTTGGTGGTTTTGATTCTAGGTTAGAGGAATTGTATGCTTCTGCTGCAGCCGCTGCGACTGAAAGAGGATATAATTGTTTGACATTTGAAGGGCCAGGACAGGGAGAAGTCATCCATAAAAAGAACATCCCCTTCAGGCATGATTGGGAAAAGGTAGTTACACCAATTGTAGACTTTGTAATATTAAATAAGAATGAATTTAACGTAGATCCTAAACGGATTGCGCTTATGGGTATTAGCATGGGTGGATACCTAGCTGCCCGTGCAGCCGCATTCGAATCGCGGTTATCTGCGTGTATATTATATAATGGAGTTTATGATAGCTATGATGCCATTCAAACAGGTTTTCCACAAGAATTGATAGATGCAGTAAATGCAGGTAATTCGGAATTTGTAAATACTGCATTAACCAATGTAATGGAAACCGATCCCAACATAAGATTCAACATAAAGCATGGGATGAGGACTACAGGAGCCATTTCTCCTTATGAATTAATAAAAAGGGCAAAAGATTTCTCAGTGAAAGGAATATTAAAAAATATCGAGACTCCAACACTTGTACTAGATGCTGAGAAGGAAGATTCCTTTCCAGGGCAGCCAAAAAAGGTATATGATGGACTGATTTCTCTACCGCCAGAATCAAAGAAATACATACTATTTACAACCGAAGAAGGAGCAGAGGAACACTGTCAGACAGGCGCTTTGGCAATAACACATCAAAGAGTTTTCGACTGGCTTGATGAAGCATTAAAGAACAATAATTCTTAA
- a CDS encoding SDR family oxidoreductase, with protein sequence MKSKFAKKIALVTGANRGIGFETSKQLSQFGLKVILTARDRIKGENATKKLKDQGLDVIFYELDVTDKENITNVCNTIEEKFSRLDVLVNNAAILYDPYQSALNADLEIVNQALRTNLYGPWLLCQAFIPLMKRNNYGRIVNVSSGAGSLHYMNGGAPAYGISKVALNALTRKLASKLAGTNILVNSIDPGWVATDMGGKGGRPVAEGAKGIVWACLLPNNGPSGGFFYDGQTERW encoded by the coding sequence ATGAAATCCAAATTCGCTAAAAAGATTGCTCTTGTGACAGGAGCAAATAGGGGAATCGGATTTGAAACATCCAAACAACTTTCACAATTCGGATTAAAAGTCATACTTACTGCTCGCGATCGGATAAAAGGCGAAAATGCAACGAAGAAATTAAAGGATCAAGGGTTGGATGTTATTTTTTATGAACTCGATGTAACAGATAAAGAAAATATAACAAATGTATGCAATACGATTGAAGAAAAATTTTCACGTTTAGATGTACTTGTTAATAATGCAGCGATATTATATGACCCATATCAATCAGCCTTAAACGCGGACCTAGAGATTGTAAACCAAGCTCTTAGGACTAATCTATATGGTCCATGGCTACTTTGCCAAGCATTCATACCGCTCATGAAAAGAAACAATTACGGTCGTATTGTGAATGTATCCAGCGGTGCAGGTTCGTTACATTATATGAACGGAGGAGCTCCAGCGTATGGAATTTCTAAAGTGGCACTCAATGCATTAACAAGAAAATTAGCTTCCAAATTAGCCGGAACCAATATACTTGTAAATTCAATTGATCCAGGTTGGGTAGCTACGGACATGGGGGGGAAGGGAGGACGACCGGTTGCTGAAGGAGCCAAAGGCATTGTATGGGCATGCTTATTACCAAATAATGGTCCCAGCGGAGGATTCTTCTATGATGGACAAACTGAACGGTGGTAG
- a CDS encoding EamA family transporter — MLFYKTWIVFVYALALSLESIIIEYLTIYYVRISPIVLSSLSITLSGLMLLSVAFIVTKTYKDIIKIFTKSWKFLLMASLSLSLGIFTWYDSINRIGASKEALIAGPIEIILIIFLARIFLKERLNRFQIIGICIGSLGFFLSLASDLSLEDINNLNLSDPVGEIDSDSPLFAILSLVSFGDLEAILSAIGFAAGVIFLGKLVTKHSSIHVAGASMLGSGLILVIFMVIVLLFDSMYTTTQYLDDSPSQIELLSTHKNLLILFLFSLIPFIGSLSYVIGLRRIGASLTATIGSSNLVMVFIIQIALKELGYPSHLPENILLATAGCIMGFLGIFIIHMTDFISSKSKKHYQ; from the coding sequence TTGTTATTTTATAAAACGTGGATAGTTTTTGTATATGCTCTTGCTCTCTCGTTAGAATCAATCATTATAGAATATCTTACAATCTATTACGTTAGAATTTCTCCGATTGTGCTTTCATCTTTGAGTATTACATTATCTGGCTTGATGTTGCTATCTGTAGCCTTTATTGTTACTAAAACCTATAAAGATATTATCAAGATATTTACTAAAAGTTGGAAATTTTTATTGATGGCATCGTTATCACTTTCATTAGGAATATTTACCTGGTATGACTCTATAAACAGAATAGGAGCGTCAAAAGAAGCTCTGATAGCTGGACCGATTGAAATCATATTAATAATTTTTTTAGCACGAATTTTTTTAAAAGAACGTTTAAACAGATTTCAAATTATTGGTATTTGTATAGGGTCTTTAGGATTTTTTCTTTCTTTGGCTAGTGACTTATCTTTAGAGGATATTAACAACCTAAATTTATCGGATCCTGTTGGAGAGATAGATAGTGATTCGCCATTGTTTGCAATACTTTCTTTAGTTAGTTTCGGTGATTTGGAAGCGATCCTTTCGGCAATTGGTTTTGCAGCAGGTGTAATATTTCTTGGAAAATTGGTCACCAAACATTCTTCTATTCATGTTGCCGGTGCATCTATGTTAGGTTCAGGACTCATTCTTGTGATATTTATGGTCATTGTATTACTATTTGATTCGATGTACACAACAACCCAATATTTGGATGACTCGCCATCTCAAATTGAATTATTATCCACTCACAAAAATCTACTAATCTTGTTTTTGTTTTCTCTAATTCCATTTATTGGTTCTTTATCATATGTAATCGGCCTTCGTAGAATTGGTGCATCTCTTACAGCAACTATTGGATCTTCAAACCTTGTAATGGTATTCATCATCCAAATAGCACTGAAAGAATTAGGTTATCCAAGTCATTTACCTGAAAACATATTATTAGCAACTGCCGGATGCATAATGGGATTTCTTGGAATTTTCATCATTCATATGACTGATTTTATCAGTTCTAAATCAAAGAAACATTATCAATAG
- a CDS encoding glycosyltransferase, translating into MRANFVYSNLNPCGGGERFTLVTMKALHEMGIDIELTTLEQPNLSKLENAFGKDLASVVKKIRRINILDMFDEQSIHRNLHQTNYDLIINTHGDIDPYFHSSLNANNMIVYCHYPSAKLLLENEDNEYLTYHLKIGRLQYRIEPRIGVTTQIVYKNPTQMASQMVESMFTDPGKHNFDYENSKKEYVNWVKKAFDSMIRNSFLMTNSNYSKAAIQKEYGTNNDILVLSPPVDVDTIISKIKIEQRFDSSLSSQVNYSDENGILVICRIEPSKRIENAIYLAKILKERKIKTKLNIAGSLEPFYQDYYHDLLQLISKLDLSDTVKLHTDVSFEELIELMKKSKIFFHPREGEHFGMSIVEAMSAGLIPIVPTVGGQSEFVPVEYQYKSLEDASQIVSQLLTNMSKEEMIKESIKMRDIAKNFSETNYKRQFQLIVSRMLYNLECDHQYGFSSNSKIRNLFSAK; encoded by the coding sequence GTGAGGGCAAACTTTGTTTATTCCAATTTAAATCCTTGTGGCGGTGGAGAACGTTTCACACTAGTTACCATGAAAGCATTGCATGAAATGGGAATAGATATTGAGTTGACAACGCTAGAACAACCCAATTTATCTAAATTAGAAAATGCATTTGGGAAGGATTTAGCTTCGGTAGTAAAGAAAATCAGAAGAATCAATATATTGGATATGTTTGATGAGCAAAGTATTCATCGTAACTTGCATCAAACTAATTATGACTTGATTATTAATACTCATGGTGATATAGATCCATATTTCCATTCGTCATTGAATGCTAACAACATGATTGTCTATTGTCACTATCCATCTGCCAAGTTATTGTTAGAAAATGAGGATAATGAATATTTGACCTACCACCTCAAGATTGGCAGATTACAATATCGCATCGAGCCAAGAATAGGCGTAACAACTCAAATTGTCTACAAGAATCCGACTCAAATGGCATCTCAAATGGTTGAATCAATGTTTACTGACCCAGGAAAACATAATTTCGATTATGAAAATAGTAAAAAGGAGTATGTAAATTGGGTCAAGAAAGCTTTTGATTCTATGATCAGAAACTCCTTTTTGATGACAAACTCTAATTACAGCAAAGCTGCCATACAAAAAGAATACGGTACAAATAACGATATTCTTGTCCTAAGCCCACCAGTAGACGTAGACACAATCATTTCAAAAATAAAAATAGAACAGCGTTTTGATTCATCATTATCATCACAAGTAAATTACAGCGATGAAAATGGCATCCTAGTCATCTGTAGAATCGAACCAAGTAAAAGAATTGAGAACGCCATTTATCTTGCAAAGATATTAAAAGAAAGAAAAATTAAGACCAAGCTAAACATAGCAGGGAGTTTAGAACCTTTTTATCAGGATTATTACCATGATCTACTCCAGTTAATATCAAAACTTGATCTATCAGATACTGTGAAATTGCATACAGATGTAAGTTTTGAAGAACTAATTGAGCTGATGAAAAAAAGCAAAATCTTCTTTCATCCTAGAGAAGGAGAGCATTTTGGAATGTCGATTGTAGAGGCTATGAGTGCTGGATTAATTCCCATTGTACCTACCGTAGGCGGACAATCAGAATTCGTTCCTGTTGAATATCAATACAAGTCGTTAGAAGATGCAAGCCAAATAGTATCACAACTACTAACAAATATGTCAAAAGAAGAGATGATAAAAGAAAGTATCAAGATGAGAGACATTGCCAAGAATTTTTCAGAGACAAACTACAAGAGACAATTTCAGTTGATTGTTAGTCGAATGCTATACAACTTAGAATGTGATCATCAGTACGGTTTTAGTTCCAATTCGAAAATCAGAAATTTATTTTCAGCCAAATAA
- the hsp20 gene encoding archaeal heat shock protein Hsp20, whose protein sequence is MDRNVDNLMRKGFWNSFDFDLFREFEYMQREMNAMLDQFDKFTANPPKELVREYEGNNGSKVREVGPIIYGYSMTIGPDGRLKIQEFGNVKPKYSRFESGTSHPRISAEREPLVDINLTDREVKVVLEIPGVKKDNIKINAYDGILEITTSESHRKYHRTLELPEEADIDTARATYNNGIIEITFNKKTNKSNGKEIKID, encoded by the coding sequence TTGGATAGAAATGTTGATAATCTGATGAGAAAGGGTTTTTGGAACTCGTTTGATTTCGATCTCTTTAGGGAGTTTGAATATATGCAAAGGGAGATGAATGCAATGTTAGATCAATTTGATAAATTTACTGCTAATCCACCTAAAGAGTTGGTACGGGAATATGAAGGCAATAATGGATCAAAGGTAAGAGAAGTCGGACCTATAATCTATGGATATTCAATGACCATCGGACCAGATGGTAGACTAAAAATACAAGAATTCGGGAATGTTAAACCAAAGTATTCACGCTTTGAAAGCGGGACCTCCCATCCAAGGATATCTGCTGAAAGAGAACCTTTAGTGGATATTAATCTCACAGATAGAGAGGTGAAAGTTGTCTTGGAAATACCTGGAGTAAAGAAGGATAACATAAAGATAAATGCATATGATGGGATATTAGAAATAACAACTAGTGAATCACATAGAAAATATCATAGGACTCTGGAGTTGCCTGAAGAGGCAGACATTGATACCGCAAGAGCAACTTATAATAATGGAATTATAGAGATAACTTTTAACAAAAAGACCAACAAAAGTAACGGAAAGGAGATTAAAATCGACTAG
- a CDS encoding DDE-type integrase/transposase/recombinase — protein sequence MISRNRTPSRYVYYGLHLYFSGLSLRKASERLSQMYKRNHVSIWNWIQKYRPQKLKASRRRILEYIVDETMLKVGSEYIWLWVAIEPANRQILALSISKERNMFVAERYLSNLIKVHGKHPVSTDGGTWYPMACQFLKLDHHIHSSYEKSVIERTMQYIKDRTESFDDYFPCRIKNCKLKHVRNWLRLFVDYHNNEIKHVN from the coding sequence ATGATTAGCAGAAACAGAACACCTTCAAGGTATGTGTATTATGGCTTACATTTGTACTTTTCAGGTTTATCTTTAAGAAAAGCCTCGGAAAGATTGTCTCAGATGTATAAAAGAAACCATGTCTCCATCTGGAATTGGATTCAAAAATACAGGCCTCAAAAATTGAAAGCATCAAGAAGAAGAATTCTAGAATATATTGTAGACGAGACAATGTTGAAGGTAGGGTCAGAATACATCTGGCTTTGGGTGGCGATAGAGCCTGCAAACAGACAGATCCTCGCACTTTCTATATCCAAAGAGAGAAACATGTTTGTTGCAGAAAGATATCTTTCTAATTTGATCAAAGTTCATGGAAAGCACCCAGTTTCTACAGATGGTGGGACTTGGTATCCCATGGCTTGTCAGTTTCTCAAACTCGATCACCATATTCATTCTTCTTACGAGAAAAGTGTAATCGAAAGAACGATGCAATATATCAAGGATAGAACCGAAAGTTTCGATGATTACTTTCCTTGTAGAATAAAGAACTGCAAGTTAAAGCATGTACGGAATTGGCTGCGGCTCTTTGTAGACTATCATAACAATGAAATAAAACATGTTAACTGA
- the hsp20 gene encoding archaeal heat shock protein Hsp20, with amino-acid sequence MSDKDIIPNNWFDRFFNLPFGRRGRGLFPVWNTRDMLSEFDYIHDEMNRMFDAFNNFTSNAPKELVREYETKDGKKVREVGPIVYGYSMTIGPDGKPHVREFGNVKSPLNNEVQILGPQAGHPSQISAEREPLVDVNTTDKEVKVILEMPGIKKTDIKIKAYDSKVEVTTAKDAQRKYHKIVDLPEQADLETAKSVYNNGILEITFDKKKDDKPAGKEIKVD; translated from the coding sequence ATGAGTGATAAAGATATAATTCCAAATAACTGGTTCGACCGGTTCTTCAATCTCCCATTTGGAAGAAGAGGACGAGGATTATTCCCTGTATGGAATACAAGAGATATGCTAAGTGAGTTTGATTACATACACGACGAAATGAATAGAATGTTTGATGCCTTTAACAATTTCACAAGTAATGCACCAAAGGAACTCGTTCGAGAATATGAGACAAAAGATGGAAAGAAAGTCAGAGAAGTTGGTCCTATAGTATATGGGTATTCTATGACTATTGGTCCAGATGGAAAGCCTCATGTAAGGGAATTTGGCAATGTCAAATCTCCTCTCAACAATGAAGTACAAATTCTAGGACCACAAGCAGGACACCCGTCTCAAATTTCTGCAGAAAGGGAACCTTTAGTTGATGTCAATACTACGGATAAAGAGGTTAAAGTAATACTTGAAATGCCTGGCATCAAAAAAACCGACATTAAGATAAAAGCATATGACTCTAAAGTTGAAGTAACAACAGCAAAGGATGCTCAGAGAAAATATCATAAAATCGTAGATCTTCCAGAACAAGCAGATCTCGAAACCGCAAAATCGGTATACAACAATGGAATATTGGAAATAACCTTTGACAAAAAGAAGGATGATAAACCAGCAGGGAAGGAAATTAAGGTAGACTAG